In Desulfosediminicola ganghwensis, a single window of DNA contains:
- the dtd gene encoding D-aminoacyl-tRNA deacylase, which yields MRAVIQRATEAQVTVDNKVTGKIGPGLVVLLGIHREDGAGEIQWMAEKIINLRIFEDDEGKMNRSLADTGGEMLIVSQFTLYGDCRKGRRPGYSSAAPPEIAEPLYLEFVHEIESRGITVGTGTFQAMMQVELINDGPVTLLLDSQKTF from the coding sequence ATGCGAGCAGTAATCCAGAGAGCAACAGAGGCACAAGTAACAGTAGACAACAAGGTAACCGGCAAAATTGGCCCGGGCCTCGTTGTCCTGCTTGGTATTCACCGTGAGGACGGTGCCGGAGAAATCCAATGGATGGCGGAAAAAATCATCAATCTCCGCATCTTCGAAGATGATGAGGGGAAAATGAACCGTTCTCTGGCTGATACCGGCGGTGAGATGCTCATTGTCTCCCAGTTCACCCTATACGGAGATTGTCGCAAAGGGCGCCGCCCAGGCTACTCCAGTGCTGCACCTCCTGAAATTGCTGAACCGCTCTACCTGGAATTTGTCCATGAAATAGAATCTCGCGGCATTACAGTAGGTACAGGTACCTTTCAGGCAATGATGCAGGTTGAGCTGATCAATGACGGTCCTGTCACCCTGCTACTCGACTCACAAAAGACTTTTTAA
- a CDS encoding GlxA family transcriptional regulator: protein MMSNPTQDHTSRHILQFAFHGAQALDITGPLEVFSLTNQFLANGSASLNHPYKIDLIAEKSGPVTLSSGLRLVPNYCLESPVETPCFTAVDTFLIPGGNGVQAVRENDTVLSFIRHQSTIARRLASVCSETFLLAQAGLLEGKTVTTHWQVSSRLAHEFPALQVEPDLIYTRDGNIYTSAGITAGIDLALCLVEEDYGRKVSLAVAKELVVYMKRQGGQSQFSSALNLQHASPTVLGDIISWIRANPTADLSIHNLASLTRLSDRHFSRKFKIETGFSPGVFVEKVRVEHAAKMLENSCDGLKSIAADCGFSNEEMMRRSFKRQLNVLPNLYRQRFGK from the coding sequence ATGATGTCCAATCCAACGCAAGACCATACCAGCAGGCACATTCTCCAGTTCGCCTTCCATGGAGCCCAGGCCCTCGATATTACAGGCCCGCTTGAGGTTTTCTCCCTTACCAATCAATTCCTGGCAAACGGGTCGGCAAGCCTGAATCATCCCTATAAGATCGACCTCATTGCTGAAAAATCCGGCCCGGTCACTCTCTCCTCAGGGCTTCGATTAGTTCCGAATTACTGTCTTGAATCTCCGGTCGAAACACCTTGCTTCACTGCGGTCGATACTTTTCTGATCCCAGGTGGAAACGGTGTACAGGCAGTGAGAGAAAATGACACTGTGCTTTCTTTTATTCGGCACCAGTCAACAATAGCCAGACGTCTCGCCTCCGTATGCTCTGAAACATTCCTGCTTGCCCAGGCCGGATTACTTGAAGGAAAGACCGTCACCACCCACTGGCAGGTTTCCTCCCGGCTTGCCCACGAATTCCCGGCACTACAGGTAGAACCAGACCTCATTTATACAAGAGACGGGAATATCTATACTTCTGCAGGTATTACAGCGGGTATAGACCTGGCTCTCTGCCTGGTCGAAGAGGATTATGGCCGTAAGGTATCCCTCGCTGTGGCCAAGGAACTTGTAGTTTATATGAAACGTCAGGGTGGTCAATCCCAATTCAGCAGTGCGCTCAACCTCCAACATGCCAGCCCGACTGTATTGGGGGACATCATTTCCTGGATTCGGGCCAATCCCACAGCTGATCTCTCCATTCATAACCTCGCCAGCCTGACACGCCTGAGCGATCGTCACTTCTCCAGGAAATTTAAGATAGAGACAGGATTTTCTCCCGGCGTTTTTGTCGAGAAGGTGCGAGTTGAGCACGCTGCCAAGATGCTCGAAAACAGCTGTGACGGGCTGAAGTCCATCGCTGCTGATTGCGGATTTTCAAATGAAGAGATGATGCGTCGCTCATTCAAACGACAGTTGAATGTTTTGCCCAATCTTTATCGCCAGCGCTTCGGTAAATAG
- a CDS encoding response regulator — translation MKRVLVVDDEADMLWMLQRNLNKGMEDVEILAAESGEEALSILSDKGVNLVITDINMPGMNGIDLLMEISSRYPQTGVIIMTAYPSNTYESQAMLSGSLRFVEKPFDINDMRQIVKDTLFSEEGFQGTVDGVDLMDIVQFNGLSRATAALKVTTANNEGMIFFKDGDVVHAMCDSESGENAFFRILSFQGGSLQNIRGVEPPVMSIKKGLDGLLLEAANRSDETDPKEFRSAAEAPKIEDIDLDVFEAEDSTSNQEPEFDESFSPEDDIATDQILNDLPTTAEEEFEMTNIQQILAEFTNIEGVHTACLVGRDGFLLDSLARPGIDAEMIGAIASSGFGSAESMGNQLGQGDLNMTMFEYGNGPVMFAPVGSEAFLVIVADQDTNLGWIRIAIKKHSSKIADVAQL, via the coding sequence ATGAAACGAGTCCTGGTCGTCGACGATGAAGCGGACATGCTCTGGATGCTCCAGAGAAACCTCAATAAAGGAATGGAGGATGTCGAGATCCTCGCTGCTGAATCCGGTGAAGAAGCGCTCTCCATTCTCAGCGATAAAGGGGTAAATCTGGTAATTACCGATATAAACATGCCGGGCATGAACGGTATCGATTTGCTGATGGAGATTTCCTCTCGCTATCCGCAGACCGGGGTTATTATTATGACCGCCTACCCATCCAATACCTATGAAAGCCAGGCGATGCTGAGCGGCTCCCTGCGATTTGTCGAAAAACCATTCGACATCAATGACATGCGCCAGATAGTCAAGGACACTCTGTTTTCAGAGGAAGGCTTTCAGGGCACGGTGGACGGTGTTGACCTCATGGATATTGTTCAGTTCAACGGCCTCTCACGGGCAACAGCGGCCCTCAAGGTGACCACTGCCAACAATGAAGGCATGATCTTCTTCAAAGATGGTGACGTTGTACACGCCATGTGCGACTCAGAGAGCGGTGAGAACGCTTTCTTTCGCATTCTTTCTTTCCAGGGTGGCTCACTGCAGAATATACGAGGCGTTGAACCGCCGGTGATGAGTATCAAGAAAGGGCTTGATGGGCTGCTGCTTGAAGCCGCAAATCGCTCTGATGAAACTGACCCCAAAGAATTTCGCTCGGCAGCGGAAGCTCCAAAGATCGAAGATATCGACCTTGATGTATTTGAGGCGGAAGACAGTACAAGTAACCAGGAACCGGAATTCGACGAGTCGTTTTCCCCTGAAGATGATATTGCAACAGATCAAATATTGAACGACTTACCAACTACAGCAGAAGAGGAATTTGAAATGACAAATATTCAACAGATCCTGGCAGAGTTCACCAATATCGAAGGCGTTCATACAGCATGTCTGGTTGGTCGCGACGGCTTCCTCCTGGATAGTCTCGCCCGCCCGGGGATCGATGCGGAGATGATTGGTGCTATCGCCTCCTCCGGTTTTGGTTCTGCCGAGTCTATGGGAAATCAACTCGGCCAGGGCGATCTGAACATGACTATGTTCGAGTATGGTAATGGTCCGGTTATGTTTGCTCCAGTTGGCTCCGAAGCTTTTCTGGTAATAGTCGCAGACCAGGACACCAACCTTGGCTGGATTCGTATCGCTATCAAGAAACACTCAAGCAAAATTGCCGACGTGGCTCAGCTCTAA
- a CDS encoding DJ-1/PfpI family protein: MKTDIALLLFEDTEVLDFAGPFEVFSVTDELHQHQFYNIYTVGLESIPVKAKNGLQVVPDYCLSNCPAPEILIIPGGSGTRALLENADFLDWIRCTAASCKHVLSVCSGSLVLAKCGLLAGLGATTHHQVLAELEELAPDSDIFPQRRFVDNGKIITSAGISAGIDMSLYVVGLLHGPNAARKTAQYMEYPLNTRANNAIS; this comes from the coding sequence ATGAAGACAGACATCGCCCTGCTGCTTTTTGAAGATACTGAGGTCCTTGATTTTGCAGGTCCATTTGAGGTATTTTCCGTCACCGACGAATTACACCAGCATCAGTTCTACAATATCTACACCGTTGGCCTGGAATCCATTCCGGTTAAAGCGAAAAACGGTTTGCAAGTTGTGCCGGACTATTGTCTAAGTAATTGCCCTGCTCCGGAAATTCTGATAATTCCAGGCGGCTCCGGAACTCGCGCTCTGCTCGAAAATGCAGATTTTCTCGACTGGATACGGTGTACTGCTGCATCCTGCAAACATGTGCTTTCAGTCTGCTCAGGCTCCCTGGTGCTCGCCAAATGCGGCCTGCTGGCCGGGCTTGGCGCAACGACTCATCATCAGGTACTCGCCGAGCTTGAAGAACTGGCTCCGGACAGTGATATTTTCCCGCAGAGGCGTTTCGTAGATAACGGCAAAATCATCACCTCCGCCGGCATCTCAGCCGGAATCGATATGTCACTCTATGTCGTCGGGTTGCTTCATGGCCCCAACGCCGCACGAAAAACGGCACAATATATGGAATACCCACTCAACACCCGGGCTAACAATGCAATCTCCTGA
- a CDS encoding roadblock/LC7 domain-containing protein, whose product MINSIQSLIEKMSGELPGILAAAVVTIEDGMSIAEASSREDLETAAASAYLASIVKSNAKAIKLLADDEEVDDILVTTSQYHFIIRHQPGQPFFIFLMTTKETWLGKARMLIKEYEKSFGEFKEFLEKHYEV is encoded by the coding sequence ATGATCAATTCAATTCAAAGCCTCATCGAGAAAATGTCCGGTGAGCTACCGGGTATTCTTGCCGCAGCGGTCGTTACCATCGAAGACGGCATGTCCATAGCCGAGGCAAGTAGCCGGGAAGATCTTGAGACTGCAGCGGCGTCCGCTTACCTTGCTTCCATTGTAAAATCGAATGCAAAGGCAATTAAGCTGCTTGCAGACGACGAAGAAGTCGATGACATTCTGGTTACCACCAGCCAGTATCACTTCATAATCCGCCATCAGCCGGGGCAACCGTTTTTTATTTTCCTGATGACCACTAAAGAGACCTGGCTTGGTAAAGCGAGGATGCTGATCAAGGAATATGAAAAATCTTTTGGCGAGTTCAAGGAGTTTTTGGAAAAGCACTACGAGGTGTAA
- a CDS encoding insulinase family protein, with protein sequence MTFQTRNTYSGFTLVKHARIDEIHSDVYLFEHDLLGCPLLAIKNSDNNKTFSVAFNTIPTDSTGVAHILEHSVLMGSKKYPVKDVFGEINKGGLMTFLNAMTGSDVTYYPFATRNIKEYFNIMDVYCDVVFNPLLERSTFDQEGWHYHQESEDAPLEYQGVVFNEMKGAFSDPIRLIFHHIFGGLMPNSTYAHESGGDPANIPDLSYEQFCDFHKEHYHPSNAFFFVYGDAPLEEELSFLQERFLSAYSEKGKRTTIEEGDETTRPVFITDHYAVDSHDTKEKTFLAVGTHVSTVLDRQQSAAFQVIANILFNSDGSPLKNAITSSGMCKDFGGFYLSSSCFKTFMISYLVGSEPEHRDSFLELYNTTLREMVEKGLDEDLVLAELNKYEFSLREEASKAQRGLDLIGKAMTALKYGTDPFENLVNEELISSLREKALSGDYFESLIREYLLDNQATVTVTLIPDPDKQAATKAVEEERLEAYAETLTKKERKELINRTRKVMEQQQLPNDIDTLSLLPHLSREDLTSDINFHMTEPSRLFGQEVLVNRLETNHISYLDIGFDVSCLPVKLLPFIDLFGTIITEIGTERLDFKQFAKEIATCTGNFSHSLSTYSHGPVDQNLKPVFWLHLKCLPSYLERSLKLVAEILQDLSLKDKARIREIVGREFAWSEHSAQSEGYTLASARVFAHLSQAGQYNEYFNGITAYKSLKDLALNYESREEDFLDNLQAIANTLFNRRNLLMSITAEPEEVELFEKVGNCLIEGLSDEPVSKQELPAMDLPRHEAFITSSEIVYNIQGANLLDAGNGYNGHFEVLKTYLSRDYLWNTVRQMGGAYGCFIQFSQITGNLAYVSYRDPQVKKTFDAYNNVPAIVAGLDVPDKVLQQLVIGTYGNFDPHQSAAARGASARNEYLSGIDSDYKHRRLAEILDTTVDDLRHFAGSFERMIPNSYRGAIGNRAKIEADKDLFDALTEL encoded by the coding sequence ATGACATTTCAGACAAGGAATACCTATTCAGGCTTTACCCTTGTAAAACATGCCAGGATCGACGAGATCCATTCCGATGTGTACCTTTTTGAGCATGACCTTCTTGGCTGCCCATTGCTGGCCATTAAAAATAGTGACAATAACAAGACTTTTTCCGTAGCCTTCAACACAATACCAACCGATTCCACCGGTGTAGCCCATATTCTTGAACATTCAGTACTTATGGGCTCGAAGAAATACCCGGTAAAGGATGTCTTTGGCGAGATCAACAAGGGCGGACTGATGACATTTCTCAACGCCATGACCGGTTCGGATGTCACCTACTATCCTTTTGCCACCAGGAATATTAAGGAATATTTCAACATCATGGACGTTTACTGCGATGTTGTTTTCAATCCTCTGCTTGAGCGCTCCACCTTTGATCAGGAAGGCTGGCACTATCACCAGGAGAGTGAGGATGCACCACTGGAATATCAGGGTGTTGTCTTTAACGAGATGAAGGGGGCATTTTCCGACCCGATCCGGCTCATCTTTCATCACATCTTCGGCGGCCTGATGCCGAACTCAACCTATGCCCATGAATCTGGCGGTGATCCTGCTAATATTCCAGATCTCAGCTATGAACAATTTTGTGATTTCCACAAAGAGCACTACCATCCCTCCAACGCCTTCTTCTTTGTCTATGGTGATGCACCACTGGAAGAAGAGCTGAGTTTCCTCCAGGAGAGGTTCCTCTCCGCCTACTCTGAAAAGGGTAAACGAACCACCATCGAGGAAGGCGACGAGACCACCAGACCGGTTTTCATTACAGATCATTACGCTGTTGACTCTCACGATACCAAGGAGAAGACCTTCCTGGCCGTCGGCACCCATGTTTCTACGGTACTCGACCGGCAACAGAGTGCCGCCTTCCAGGTCATCGCCAACATCCTCTTTAACTCCGACGGTTCACCGTTGAAAAACGCCATCACCTCAAGTGGCATGTGCAAGGACTTTGGTGGGTTTTACCTTTCGTCCTCATGTTTCAAGACCTTTATGATCAGCTACCTGGTCGGCAGCGAACCGGAGCATCGGGACAGCTTCCTCGAGCTCTACAACACCACCTTGAGGGAAATGGTGGAGAAGGGGCTTGATGAAGACCTGGTACTTGCTGAACTCAACAAATATGAATTCAGCCTGCGCGAAGAGGCAAGTAAGGCTCAGCGTGGACTTGACCTGATCGGCAAGGCAATGACCGCCCTGAAATATGGCACCGATCCTTTTGAAAACCTGGTCAATGAAGAACTGATCAGCTCACTGAGGGAAAAAGCACTCAGCGGCGATTATTTCGAGTCGCTGATCAGAGAATACCTGCTCGACAACCAGGCCACTGTCACGGTCACCCTCATACCGGATCCCGACAAGCAGGCTGCAACCAAAGCCGTTGAAGAGGAGCGACTGGAAGCTTATGCCGAGACGCTCACCAAAAAAGAGCGCAAGGAACTTATCAACCGCACCCGCAAGGTGATGGAGCAGCAACAACTGCCTAACGACATTGATACACTTTCCCTCTTGCCTCATCTCAGCCGCGAGGATCTCACAAGCGATATCAATTTTCACATGACCGAACCCAGCCGGCTGTTCGGCCAGGAAGTTCTGGTGAACAGGCTTGAAACCAACCATATCAGCTATTTAGACATTGGTTTCGATGTCAGCTGTCTGCCTGTAAAGTTGCTCCCTTTTATCGACTTATTCGGTACCATCATCACCGAAATTGGTACCGAGAGGTTGGATTTCAAACAGTTTGCCAAGGAGATAGCGACCTGTACCGGCAATTTCTCCCACTCCCTCAGCACCTATTCACACGGGCCGGTGGACCAAAACCTTAAACCCGTATTCTGGCTCCACCTCAAATGCCTGCCCAGTTACCTTGAACGTTCCCTGAAACTGGTGGCCGAGATTTTACAGGATCTCTCTTTGAAAGACAAAGCCCGTATACGTGAGATCGTTGGCAGGGAATTCGCCTGGTCTGAGCATTCCGCCCAGAGTGAGGGCTATACCCTGGCCTCCGCCCGGGTTTTTGCCCATCTCAGTCAAGCCGGTCAGTACAATGAGTATTTCAACGGCATCACCGCCTATAAGAGCCTGAAAGATCTTGCACTCAATTATGAGAGCAGAGAGGAAGACTTTCTCGATAACCTGCAGGCAATCGCCAACACCCTCTTCAACCGACGCAACCTGCTGATGTCCATCACTGCGGAGCCAGAAGAGGTCGAACTGTTCGAAAAAGTCGGCAATTGCCTGATTGAGGGCCTGTCTGACGAGCCGGTCAGCAAGCAGGAGTTGCCGGCCATGGACCTGCCCCGGCATGAGGCATTTATAACTTCATCCGAGATCGTCTACAACATTCAGGGAGCCAATCTTCTTGACGCCGGTAATGGCTATAACGGGCATTTCGAAGTTCTGAAGACCTACCTCTCAAGAGATTACCTCTGGAATACTGTACGTCAGATGGGAGGTGCCTATGGTTGCTTCATCCAGTTCAGCCAGATTACCGGCAACCTGGCCTATGTGAGCTACCGTGACCCCCAGGTGAAGAAGACGTTTGACGCCTATAACAACGTCCCGGCAATTGTCGCCGGACTCGACGTTCCCGACAAGGTACTCCAACAACTAGTTATCGGCACCTATGGGAATTTTGACCCGCACCAGAGTGCCGCCGCCAGGGGCGCAAGTGCCCGAAATGAATATCTGAGTGGTATTGATTCCGATTATAAACATCGACGATTGGCAGAAATCCTCGACACTACGGTTGACGATCTGCGGCATTTTGCCGGCTCATTTGAGCGAATGATCCCCAACAGCTATCGTGGAGCTATAGGCAACCGTGCCAAAATCGAAGCTGACAAAGATCTGTTTGATGCACTGACCGAATTATAG
- a CDS encoding ATP-binding protein: protein MEQGNQHTQQIISTEYFRDNQIQQIINDILRISLEPYLFKELLERILRYLISREQLQLAPKAGVFVVEPEEKTLSLQAHIGFADKQIARCNSVKFGLCHCGQAASESDILFFKDQPPLLKGQPKSFPRYRHYSVPIVRDNQPIGVLVLYVKELHQLSVGMEQLLESVSNILATVIENQKMDQQMVELVNDLRISIISLQEEKLFSESVIQSLDHGLIVTDLAGNILKSNTVARQILQPMAKSIEGKSLKSLVGPNHTARLTRIDTTQTDSKENLLNLQALNGDEKIISYTTAPRKDARGNQVGMVISFTDVTELSYVRREMEKMNRLSTVAEIASAVAHEVRNPLAGIKIMAQSIEEDAADNEQHLECSQRIIRQVDRLNELLTEFFSYARPVEPNKRPTSLSGILAETKPLIHNRLLKNSIELVENVPEELPMILADPNQMQQVFLNLMLNSIDAIRQNGAITIKACLVSGKTLSHYKKKFPGLLTSSRYVLINFSDNGKGMPAEIADKAFEPFFTTKSTGTGLGLSIVYRTLRENDAVVTLESEQGKGTTFYMFIRAVR, encoded by the coding sequence ATGGAGCAGGGTAACCAGCATACGCAACAAATAATCAGTACGGAATATTTCCGAGACAACCAGATTCAGCAGATCATAAACGACATTCTGCGAATCTCACTTGAACCATATCTGTTCAAGGAGTTGCTTGAGAGAATTCTGCGATATCTCATTTCCAGAGAGCAGCTCCAGCTTGCCCCCAAAGCAGGCGTCTTTGTTGTTGAGCCTGAAGAGAAAACACTCTCCCTGCAAGCCCACATCGGTTTCGCGGATAAACAGATCGCCCGTTGCAACAGTGTAAAATTCGGTTTGTGCCACTGCGGTCAGGCTGCCAGCGAAAGTGATATTCTCTTTTTCAAAGACCAGCCCCCCCTGTTAAAAGGACAGCCAAAATCATTTCCCCGTTACAGGCACTACAGTGTGCCCATTGTCCGCGACAACCAACCCATTGGCGTTCTGGTTCTTTACGTCAAGGAGCTGCATCAACTCAGTGTGGGCATGGAACAATTGCTTGAATCGGTCAGCAACATTCTTGCCACCGTTATCGAAAACCAGAAAATGGATCAGCAGATGGTGGAGCTGGTCAACGACCTGCGGATCTCCATTATCAGCCTGCAGGAAGAGAAACTTTTCTCCGAATCCGTTATCCAGAGCCTGGACCATGGCCTCATCGTTACTGATCTTGCCGGCAACATTCTAAAAAGCAACACTGTTGCCAGACAGATACTTCAACCCATGGCCAAGAGTATCGAAGGAAAAAGTCTCAAAAGCCTGGTAGGCCCCAACCATACAGCCAGACTTACCAGAATTGACACCACTCAGACCGACAGCAAGGAAAACCTGCTCAATCTCCAGGCTCTGAACGGTGATGAAAAAATTATCAGTTATACCACAGCGCCAAGAAAGGATGCCCGGGGGAACCAGGTCGGGATGGTCATCTCCTTCACCGATGTCACAGAACTGAGCTATGTCCGCCGGGAAATGGAAAAAATGAACCGGCTCTCCACTGTCGCCGAAATAGCTTCCGCCGTTGCCCACGAAGTTCGCAATCCGCTGGCTGGCATTAAAATCATGGCCCAGTCCATCGAAGAAGATGCCGCAGACAATGAGCAACACCTCGAATGTTCCCAGCGCATTATTCGCCAGGTCGATCGCCTGAACGAATTGCTGACAGAATTTTTCTCATATGCCAGACCGGTTGAACCCAACAAACGACCAACCTCCCTTTCCGGGATCCTGGCTGAGACCAAACCACTGATCCACAATCGTCTACTCAAGAATTCCATCGAACTCGTCGAAAATGTACCGGAAGAGTTACCGATGATCCTTGCCGACCCGAACCAGATGCAACAGGTGTTTCTGAATCTGATGCTCAACTCGATCGACGCCATCCGGCAAAACGGTGCGATCACAATCAAGGCATGCCTTGTCTCTGGCAAAACTCTCTCCCACTATAAGAAAAAGTTCCCCGGTCTCCTCACTAGCAGCCGCTATGTGCTGATCAATTTCTCTGATAATGGCAAGGGGATGCCGGCTGAGATCGCCGATAAGGCTTTTGAGCCGTTCTTCACCACCAAGAGTACCGGTACCGGTCTTGGCCTGTCCATAGTCTACAGAACCCTGAGAGAAAATGATGCTGTCGTCACTCTTGAATCTGAACAGGGTAAAGGGACGACTTTCTATATGTTTATTCGGGCGGTGAGATAA
- a CDS encoding DMT family transporter, whose amino-acid sequence MQSPEISDSKKPTVLPYLACLFFIFTWAGWIVVSRHGTQTAMTPVDLIFIRFITALIVSSPLWFFYKWHKIPWYRVILMAWGTGAVYLLFCFGAMSNAKAASAGVLINGLLPLFGAIINFAWTGQRASRITLLCIAAIIISNSLLIQGDMVLLNSGQGALSVLLFTAASCTFSFYMVTVKNWGFTLMDVVIWVPIVNALTIIPIWFCSTSGLPATPISIIASQAAFQGILITLIAGAIIAYAIRSLGPMTTSMFGSFVPAVAAVLGLIFLGEQLTPLEIGAIALCTCALLVNSRWGAGTQGKALK is encoded by the coding sequence ATGCAATCTCCTGAAATTTCAGATAGTAAAAAACCCACAGTGCTGCCATATCTGGCTTGCCTCTTTTTCATTTTTACCTGGGCGGGCTGGATTGTGGTTTCCCGCCACGGCACCCAGACAGCAATGACACCGGTGGACCTCATCTTTATTCGCTTTATCACCGCGCTGATTGTCTCCAGCCCACTCTGGTTTTTCTATAAGTGGCATAAGATACCGTGGTATCGTGTGATCCTGATGGCCTGGGGAACCGGCGCGGTCTACCTGCTCTTTTGCTTTGGTGCCATGAGCAACGCCAAGGCAGCCAGTGCAGGCGTACTGATAAATGGCTTGTTGCCTCTTTTCGGGGCGATCATCAACTTTGCCTGGACTGGTCAACGGGCCAGCCGCATCACCCTGTTGTGCATTGCGGCAATTATCATCAGTAACAGTCTGCTCATTCAGGGTGATATGGTCTTGCTCAATTCCGGCCAGGGAGCACTTTCAGTACTGTTGTTTACCGCCGCATCATGTACCTTCAGTTTTTACATGGTAACTGTAAAAAACTGGGGATTCACCCTGATGGATGTCGTTATCTGGGTACCGATCGTCAATGCTCTTACCATAATCCCGATCTGGTTCTGCAGCACTTCCGGTCTTCCTGCCACCCCGATCTCTATCATCGCCAGCCAGGCCGCCTTCCAGGGAATCCTTATCACGCTTATCGCCGGAGCAATAATCGCCTATGCGATTCGCTCTCTCGGCCCAATGACCACTTCCATGTTCGGGTCGTTTGTGCCCGCCGTGGCCGCTGTTCTGGGGCTCATCTTTTTAGGGGAGCAACTCACCCCCCTCGAAATTGGCGCTATCGCTCTATGCACCTGTGCCCTGCTGGTCAACAGCAGATGGGGAGCCGGCACTCAGGGGAAAGCACTCAAATAA
- a CDS encoding sigma-54-dependent transcriptional regulator, translating to MSTVLIVDDVEDLQFSLSLAVKKEGYGVSVASTGQEALEQMHSSVIELVFLDIGLPDGSGIDLIPQFLAINPDVDIVMLSGLNDAKTAVQALREGAVDYIAKPFDLIEFKSVLKRLMESRLLGKKALLAETENGVESIVGSSLKMRQVKESILLAADVDAPVLITGETGTGKELVARSIHSSRARQSGVFVKVDCGTLSANLIESELFGHTKGAFTDAASDKKGLVEVANNGTLFLDEIGNLPIELQPKLLRLIEESIFRKVGGVKDIEVNVRIIAATNADIRQQIDQGVFREDLYYRLNVIPLELPPLRDRGLDILHLAEFFLHSLCKELKKDIKSIAPSAKDAMLTHDWPGNIRELRNLIEREVIFCKNDRLAPAGFTAAQTPAHPVQAEKLLTLRENERHYVQKVLDFTNNNKSKAARILNISRTTLRDKLTD from the coding sequence ATGAGCACGGTACTGATTGTCGATGATGTCGAGGACCTTCAATTTTCGCTCTCCCTCGCTGTTAAAAAGGAAGGCTACGGGGTTTCTGTAGCTTCCACGGGGCAGGAAGCACTCGAGCAGATGCACTCCTCAGTTATTGAGCTTGTTTTCCTCGATATAGGGTTGCCCGACGGTAGCGGTATCGACCTTATCCCTCAATTTCTGGCCATAAATCCCGATGTGGACATCGTCATGCTTTCAGGCCTGAACGATGCCAAGACCGCTGTCCAGGCGCTGCGGGAAGGGGCTGTGGACTATATTGCCAAACCATTTGATCTGATTGAATTTAAATCGGTCTTGAAACGTTTGATGGAATCGCGGCTACTCGGTAAAAAGGCGCTGCTGGCCGAAACCGAAAATGGCGTTGAATCCATAGTCGGCTCTTCTCTGAAAATGCGACAGGTTAAAGAATCTATCCTGCTGGCCGCTGATGTCGATGCGCCTGTTCTCATTACCGGCGAGACCGGTACAGGCAAAGAACTTGTGGCCAGGTCAATCCACAGCTCCCGGGCCAGACAAAGTGGAGTATTCGTCAAAGTCGATTGCGGCACGCTGTCTGCCAACCTGATTGAGTCCGAGTTGTTTGGTCACACCAAAGGTGCTTTTACCGATGCGGCCTCCGACAAAAAAGGGTTGGTGGAAGTCGCGAACAACGGCACACTCTTTCTTGACGAGATTGGCAACCTGCCCATTGAACTGCAACCGAAACTACTGCGTCTGATTGAAGAATCAATCTTCAGGAAAGTCGGCGGGGTCAAGGATATTGAGGTAAACGTCCGGATCATCGCCGCCACGAACGCCGATATCAGGCAGCAGATTGACCAGGGGGTTTTCCGGGAAGATCTTTACTACCGCCTCAATGTTATCCCACTTGAGCTTCCTCCCCTGCGGGATCGTGGCCTGGACATTCTGCACCTTGCTGAATTCTTCCTGCACAGTCTCTGTAAAGAGCTGAAAAAGGATATAAAGAGCATCGCTCCGTCTGCAAAAGACGCAATGCTGACCCATGATTGGCCCGGCAATATCAGGGAACTCCGCAATCTGATTGAACGAGAAGTCATCTTTTGCAAAAATGACAGACTTGCCCCAGCCGGGTTCACGGCAGCGCAGACTCCCGCCCATCCTGTCCAGGCCGAAAAACTGCTGACGCTGAGGGAAAATGAGCGACACTACGTGCAAAAGGTGTTGGATTTCACCAACAACAACAAATCTAAAGCGGCCCGTATTCTGAATATCTCCCGCACCACATTGCGCGATAAATTGACCGACTAG